From the genome of Rhinoderma darwinii isolate aRhiDar2 chromosome 1, aRhiDar2.hap1, whole genome shotgun sequence:
GCTTTCCTCTGTTTCAGGATCTGCTGCTTGTTACGTAGCTCAGATTTGGCCTTGCCGCGGGGTCCTGTAGCTTCAGTACGAGGCATTCCTTGAGAGCCCCTACGTCCTCCTGTTAGGGACAGAAGAAATAGGGCAGCACAAAAATAGGAGTATGTTTATGTTCTTTATTGTTTCCATACTATGTTTTTGTGATCATGTAGTCTTTATAAACACACCTGTTTTGTAAaactatatataaggccctattcacaaggaggtttttgacacgtttgatgcggaaaccgtatcaaacggccgaaaatgcctcccattcatttcaatgggaggtggaggcgttttttccccacgttttttttccccgcgagtggaaaaagaagcgacatgccctatcttcgggcgtttgtctctgacctcccattgatatcaagcgcatttcacagcgtttttgcccacggcgctcaatggccgcgggcgaaaaacgccgcaaagatCGCGGCAAGCAGCGTGCAGGcatatcaaaatctgcctcaaaattccagacggaattttgaggcacaattttctgcctgcaaaaaaactgcatgtgtgaacagggcctaaagtcttgatttgttttttatttcatctcAAGGTTTAAACTctaaagggaatgttcacactatgcaatatttttttgctattagaaaaaaataggttATGGAATTTGATATGAATCGCTTAGCAAACCCACGCTAtgttaacataccctaatatgGTCAGTTAAATTGAATAATTTCATTAGATAGCAGCATTAAAAGTTCCACAAATACATATGCGCATCATTGCAGTGAAGACACTTGTGCTTTCTAGCTGCAACATATAGTCAGGCTGCACGAACGCCAGGAAAAGTGCCTCACCATCCCCAATAACAAGGCGGTAACATGTGGTAGATAAAGTATCAGAACACACTTGATCTTTCTACTACATCATCTCCCAGCCTTCACATAAAGTGGCTCTGCAAAGTATAAAAGCGGAGACACATAGCGCAGACTGCAGCGTTGGATAAAATCTCTTGCTACTTTATTCCATATACTCAGAGTGACAAAGTAAAGCAGGAGAGGCTTGGCGTGCAACGTGGAGATTTTATTTATGAGCGCTTTTTATTTTGTCACTATATGGAGTATATGGAATACGCACACAGGAAGATAAAGCAGGGTGAAGTCTGAAAATCAAGATGTTGTCTGAACAGAAGAAGTGGATGAACTTCAGGGAAGTCCAGTGTTCTAGAGGTAGGGGGTACAGTGATGGAAAGTGGTTTctgctggaggtcttctttaagacAGAACTCGGACCCACTACAATAAGCTGGATGTGAGGAAAGAGAACTTCACCAATTGGAATTTATTtttaaacccctttaagcttatgGTAAAGAGTAATATCTAAACATACAACTTTAATGTTTAAAATTACATACCTCTGCCCTTCCTATATGGTTTTCCGGTTTGTTTCTCTTCATCTTCAGAATCCTGATCATCAATCTTATATTTCTTCTTCCAATCCTCATATCTTGTTAGAGTAAAGGATTAAAAACTCGAACAATATACCTTGTATACAAGGTCCCCTTCACATCACTATTTTGCCTTCTGTCGGAGGTAATGAAtccaactgtataggcatacagtcggATATGTTGTCTGTACCCCCCGGGCGAAGCGCTACTTGAAGCGATGTGCCCAggaaagctcttgacatcactgtccatatatggacagtgatgtcaagagctttatGATCccagagtccctggccagagcgtccgcAACACTCTCGCCGGGAATtccgacatcactatccatatattgacCGTGAAGTAGGGAGCGTCCTGAGGTATAGGTAACGTATACCTGACGgtagccatacagtggcatctgtcacccataggctcctatgtttaaaaaaaaaaagcaaaaaacatacCACgtggtatgttgtttttttttttgccgggatccctcaagatggaatagcatagtttactacgctattccatccttcaaaaacgaATGTATACCAGGACGACAGAGACCAAAAAGACAGCGTTTGGTCTCTGTCCAGCCAATGGAGCCTTGTGAATGCGTTTATTGTGTATGGCGGGAAAACCGCTCGACGTACGCCataaacatgatgtgaagggggcctaatACAAATGTACATTCAATTGATCTCTTATTCCatagaagtaaaaaaaagaaactgaaTTGTATGTTTTTGGGTTAGAGACAGCGGCATAGAACGAAAAATGTGTGAAAGTCAAAAGGATACATATTAGTTTTATAAGAGCTGCTAATGACTCGTCCACTCTCCGTCCTGATCTTCTTCTTATCgtcatgtcctcctcctcctcccacaaacttctttttctttctatcccTGAAGTTGGATTACAGAAGATTACAATGTGCTTCCAAGCTCTCCAGGGTGTTTTATTATGGCTTGTTTTTGTAGCAATAAAAGCATTTTGACAGAAATGttagttttcaaactttttttatgtCCTCTTAGCATGTGAGCACAAACTCACCACTTCAGGATGTGCTTAGTCTTCTTGAGATCCTCAGTCTGGTCACCTAACAAATCCATGACTGCCCCTGCTGCTGCCTGCTCAAAACTGTTGCCTGCAATGCTCAGTCTgtacaataaaaatgaaataaacaatgGTAATACTTATCCTAGAAAGCAGGTTTGTTCAAAAACAAGAGTTCACCTATATCAGTCTAAAGTTTCTGGAGATGAGAAGCCAAAAATTATAAATCACGGTCACACAAAAGCGTTCTAAAAACTTCTCATGAATCAGTCAGTTGTTGAAGTTTGACATCACTGATATCTTACCCCCGCTCACTCTCAAAGTCTTTTGGTCTGTACGGAACATAATATTCTGAATTCTTAGAAACATCTcccgttgccttcttgtttccttCATTTTCACCCCGGTCTTCTCTCTTCCTCTTGCCAAGTACTTGTGAAAAGACTCCCTGATAGGGATTAAAAAGATACCACGTTCTCAAGTTTATTATAGCTGATCGTTGTGGTTGGACAGGTCTCAAAGCAACACACAAAAAGTGTACAAAATCCTAGCAATTACTCCTCTTGACTACATTCGGATTGGTTTTGAAATGGGCGCTGTATTACAGAtccatgcatgaggcctaaggcctccgccactgctctgtctgcaatAAGAAGAAATAAAACGCCTGTGTTCTCTTGCAGGATTTCTCCAGACGCCGTGGACaagtttttttttcccgtttacttttagcattcatttctatgtttaGTATCCCTTTAAACTCATTCTCGTTGGTTACCTCAATGCTTTCTTCTGGACTGTCCAGGCTGGATACAACGTTGGATTTGGCACTAGACACAGACTGCACtgtagctttcactttctcatctTGCAAACGCTGAAACTTGGTAATAACTCCCAAATCACGAGTCCGTTTTGCTCGCATCACCTCACTTGCAGGGGTCTTGTTAGTGGCATTTATCTCAAAGATGGTCTGAAGGTAAAATAAGCTTTATATTATTAGCTACTCGTGTGAGAGTAAAGTAAAACTGCCATGTTGTGTGACATAAGTGTAACATCACTAACCGCTTTAGATTTGTAAGATTTAATGCAGTCCACAAATTTTAACCTCTGCATTTCTTCTCCACCAAGACGAGACCCTGAAGAGAATaggttaaaaaaatgaataagtgaaaataaaatgtactAGAAATAATTTGTTATAGACGTATGGCTTTACAGATGAAAAAGTGAAAAGGGAATTGCCAACTcacacatttatgaaatatccatgTGGAAAATGGGGTTCCCCCGACCCCTGCCTCACCaggtgagctcggctgtttctctAACTCCCATAGGACTATATGGAGAGAACCACGCACATACCTGGTCACCTCTCCATTATCCGCCTCACCAAGCCGGCGAACCCCCGATCTTCACATAGGCGTGGGTATTCGAGATGGATCCCGTACCTATGTGAAGAAAAGGGGTCCGCCTACCCGCTCACCAAAAGATGGGCCATACAGCCTAAGGGTTGGCCATACATGTGTGAGTTGGGAAGATCCCTTTAAGATGAAGGTAGAAGTTGGGGAAAGCATTACATTAAAAACGAATGCCATGAACACTCACAGAAGAGCGGGTGAACACCCAATTGTATGTAATTGGCTTCTTTGACTCTCTTTATGGACTCCGGAGCAGGAGCTGGCCTAGATTTGCTATATTGTTTGTATGCATTCTCAGCAACacgatgcagattttgcagctcCAAAGACCTCTCGCGGTCAGTGATGAGCAAAGCATCTTCATCATCGATCAAGCTCTGTGGTACTCGTCCCATAACACCATCTATGTCTGTATCTGTAGAGGTAAAGGATGTGATGAGCTCTAGCTTCTAAAGGTTTTTTAAAAGTCACAAAACACTAGCATCTGCTTTATACCTGAACAAATCTCTGGATTTCCTGCCATTTTTAAGGGCCTTCCCAGAAAGAGGTGAAGATCATATACATATGGAGTTTCATCTGGAGCTACAATAGAATATGCTGTGCCACTTCGACCAGCTCTTGCCACTCGACCTGATAAGTAGAAAGAGTAGGAGGATCAAAATGTAGTAGCAATAACCTTTATTCTATAAAAATAGATTAAGTACGTAATAGACCAGAAATCATAGCATATTACCGACACGATGGAGGAAAAGCTTAGCCTTAGGTGGGAAATTATAATTAATGACATTGTCCAACATCGGTATATCTATGCCACGAGCAGCCACATCAGTAACCAAAAGTGCACGAACTTTTCCATGCAGGAATAGTCCCAGGTTTATCTTCCTAGCGGTTTGATCAAGAGCACTGTATATGTGGGAACAGGGGACACCCTGCATGTCAAGCAACtgtgtggggagaaaaaaaaatataaaagcacAGAAGTTTAAAAACACCTCTATGAGTAGGATAGGTGAACAGACAAAAACAACAATATATTACCATGACAATTTACACATTCTGAATACGCGTCCCATTTACCTCTCTCAAGTATTCCGCATGGTGTTTCGTAGCCACAAAGATAACCGTTTGTTCCTGAGGCTTTACAATGCAGCGCAGAAGATGAAGGAGAACAGCAGGTTTATCCTCTTCTCGCacatgtaaaaatgacagctACGGTGGAACGCAA
Proteins encoded in this window:
- the DDX54 gene encoding ATP-dependent RNA helicase DDX54, whose product is MAQKKRKGARARKQQHQDRGGDDSDTGEFDISAGVPEQDEVRHLPSFPAADAGSDTELDTRPLVRAQNKKKKKSGGFQSMGLSYPVFKGVMKKGYKVPTPIQRKVIPVILDGKDVVAMARTGSGKTACFLIPMFEKLKAHSAQTGVRGLVLSPTRELSLQTLKFTKELGKFTGLKTALILGGDRMEDQFAALHENPDIIIATPGRLMHVSVEMNLKLRSVEYVVFDEADRLFEMGFAEQLQEILSRLPETRQTLLFSATLPKMLLEFARAGLTEPVLIRLDVDSKLSDQLTLSFLHVREEDKPAVLLHLLRCIVKPQEQTVIFVATKHHAEYLRELLDMQGVPCSHIYSALDQTARKINLGLFLHGKVRALLVTDVAARGIDIPMLDNVINYNFPPKAKLFLHRVGRVARAGRSGTAYSIVAPDETPYVYDLHLFLGRPLKMAGNPEICSDTDIDGVMGRVPQSLIDDEDALLITDRERSLELQNLHRVAENAYKQYSKSRPAPAPESIKRVKEANYIQLGVHPLFWSRLGGEEMQRLKFVDCIKSYKSKATIFEINATNKTPASEVMRAKRTRDLGVITKFQRLQDEKVKATVQSVSSAKSNVVSSLDSPEESIEGVFSQVLGKRKREDRGENEGNKKATGDVSKNSEYYVPYRPKDFESERGLSIAGNSFEQAAAGAVMDLLGDQTEDLKKTKHILKWDRKKKKFVGGGGGHDDKKKIRTESGRVISSSYKTNIYEDWKKKYKIDDQDSEDEEKQTGKPYRKGRGGRRGSQGMPRTEATGPRGKAKSELRNKQQILKQRKAKEKQNFLQKGGMKNLRTKTRQKVQQMKKSAFGRGKSNGFKKGKMKR